From a single Brassica napus cultivar Da-Ae chromosome C9, Da-Ae, whole genome shotgun sequence genomic region:
- the LOC106433120 gene encoding eEF1A lysine and N-terminal methyltransferase, protein MALDVRIFETVSPSRFISFTIPNPNSPSHLLRVAVLDSPIHSSDSSPRVAAMLVPKHRETDWIFSTESGHLQLLLNLPNISRLILIGDDPDDISNSPADDSERLKPLVAALSPKPLTKEEAPFLIYEDDVVSRVELERSVGPYVGEMVIEDVEIEIDEVTREFRRRLRFKRTPNLVQSDIKMVRTRGEEFEPRLTELVHPYLAPMVASLSLIGCDLKRRPKALCIGVGGGGLLSFLKLKLGFEVTGVEIDPEVLRVARRYFGLEERFASVHVGDGVDFLKRLDDVDSKFDVLMVDLDSSDPVHGVSAPPVEFVAKDVLLAARAVLVPCGVLVINVIPLSKTFYEELKDVFRGVFAELYEIDVGNGDNFVLVATVSVRDGESGFTMGNLAPVVLKYVDAIQRI, encoded by the coding sequence ATGGCGCTTGATGTGAGAATCTTCGAAACCGTCTCTCCTTCTCGCTTCATCTCCTTCACAATCCCTAACCCTAACTCTCCGTCGCATCTCCTCCGAGTCGCCGTCCTCGACTCGCCGATTCACTCCAGCGACTCATCTCCTCGAGTCGCCGCCATGCTCGTCCCCAAGCACCGAGAAACCGACTGGATCTTCTCCACCGAGTCCGGCCATCTCCAGCTCCTCCTCAACCTCCCAAACATCTCTCGTCTGATACTGATCGGCGACGATCCCGACGATATCTCTAATTCCCCCGCCGACGACAGCGAGAGACTGAAGCCTCTCGTCGCGGCTCTCTCACCCAAACCCCTAACCAAAGAAGAAGCGCCGTTTCTGATTTACGAGGACGACGTAGTCTCCAGAGTAGAGCTGGAGAGATCCGTCGGGCCTTACGTAGGCGAAATGGTGATCGAAGACGTAGAGATTGAGATCGACGAGGTTACACGAGAGTTCAGGAGGAGATTGAGGTTTAAGAGAACGCCTAACTTAGTCCAATCCGATATCAAGATGGTCCGTACAAGAGGAGAGGAGTTCGAGCCTCGGCTCACGGAGCTTGTGCATCCTTACTTGGCGCCGATGGTGGCGAGTCTCTCCTTGATCGGTTGTGATCTCAAACGTAGACCCAAGGCGTTGTGTATTGGCGTTGGAGGCGGCGGGTTGCTTAGTTTCTTGAAGTTAAAGTTAGGGTTCGAGGTTACGGGTGTGGAGATAGACCCTGAAGTGTTGAGGGTCGCGAGGCGTTACTTTGGGTTGGAAGAGAGGTTTGCGAGTGTTCACGTTGGAGATGGTGTTGACTTCTTGAAGAGGCTTGATGATGTTGATAGCAAGTTTGATGTGTTGATGGTTGATCTTGACTCTAGTGATCCGGTTCACGGCGTGAGTGCTCCTCCGGTTGAGTTTGTGGCGAAAGATGTTCTGTTAgctgcaagggcggttcttgtTCCGTGTGGGGTTTTGGTTATCAATGTCATTCCTCTGAGCAAGACGTTCTATGAAGAACTCAAGGATGTGTTTAGAGGGGTCTTTGCTGAGTTGTATGAGATTGATGTAGGGAATGGTGATAACTTTGTTCTCGTTGCAACTGTTTCAGTTAGAGATGGTGAGAGTGGTTTTACAATGGGGAATTTAGCACCAGTAGTCTTGAAGTATGTTGATGCAATACAGAGGATCTGA
- the BNAC09G50690D gene encoding uncharacterized RNA-binding protein C1827.05c: protein MGAKAKKALKKNMKKITASAAASSSSQLAAPKNPKPSADFLPLEGGPARKAPATKPIENKATVLYIGRLPHGFYETEIEAFFTQFGTVKRVRVARNKKTGKSKHFGFIQFEDPEVAEIAAGAMNDYLLLEHMLQVRVIPPEQVKPNLWKGFKCQYKPVDWVQIERKQHNKERTLEEHRKMLNKVVKRDQKRRKRIEAAGIEYQCPELVGNTQPLPKKIKFSED, encoded by the exons ATGGGTGCCAAGGCGAAGAAAGCTCtgaagaagaacatgaagaagatTACCGCTTCCGCTgctgcttcttcctcttctcagCTAGCTGCTCCCAAGAACCCCAAACCATCAGCTGATTTTCTG CCTCTAGAAGGCGGTCCAGCTCGAAAAGCTCCAGCGACCAAACCTATCGAGAACAAAGCCACGGTGCTATACATCGGTCGTCTCCCTCACGGCTTCTACGAGACTGAGATTGAAG CTTTCTTCACGCAGTTTGGAACAGTCAAGAGAGTTAGAGTCGCCCGTAACAAAAag ACTGGGAAATCAAAACATTTTGGATTCATACAGTTTGAGGACCCTGAG GTGGCTGAAATTGCAGCGGGTGCGATGAATGACTATCTGCTGCTCGAGCACATGCTTCAAGTCCGTGTTATTCCACCAGAGCAAGTTAAACCCAATCT gTGGAAAGGGTTCAAGTGTCAGTACAAACCAGTTGATTGGGTTCAGATTGAGCGTAAACAACATAACAAG GAAAGGACATTGGAAGAACATAGGAAAATGTTGAACAAGGTTGTGAAACGTGAccagaagaggagaaagaggatCGAAGCTGCTGGAATAGAATATCAATGCCCCGAGCTT GTTGGAAATACCCAGCCATTACCTAAGAAGATCAAGTTTAGTGAAGACTAG
- the LOC106433114 gene encoding assimilatory sulfite reductase (ferredoxin), chloroplastic: MSSSSSSSFRSPAGAAATLFSSDQKIRLGRLDVLRSSHSAFLGRRNPRGVVSVHPSSSPSPIQAVSSPSKPEAATKRSKVEIIKEKSNFIRYPLNEELLTEAPNVNESAVQLIKFHGSYQQYNREERGGRSYSFMLRTKNPSGKVPNQLYLTMDDLADEFGIGTLRLTTRQTFQLHGVLKQNLKTVMSSIIRNMGSTLGACGDLNRNVLAPAAPYVKKDYLFAQETADNIAALLSPQSGFYYDMWVDGEQFMTAEPPEVVKARNDNSHGTNFVDSPEPIYGTQFLPRKFKVAVTVPTDNSVDLLTNDIGVVVVSDENGEPQGFNLYVGGGMGRTHRMESTFARLAEPLGYVPKEDILYAVKAIVVTQREHGRRDDRKYSRMKYLVSSWGIEKFKDVVEQYYGKKFEPSRDLPEWEFKSYLGWHEQGDGAWFCGLHVDSGRVGGIMKKTLREVIEKYKIDVRITPNQNIVLCDIKTEWKRPITTVLAQAGLLQPEFVDPLNQTAMACPAFPLCPLAITEAERGIPSILKRVRAMFEKVGLEYDESVVIRVTGCPNGCARPYMAELGLVGDGPNSYQVWLGGTPNQTQIARSFMDKVKVHDLEKVFEPLFYHWKVDRQTKESFGEFTTRMGFEKLKELIDTYKGGPQ, encoded by the exons atgtcgtcgtcgtcgtcgtcttcgTTTCGATCTCCGGCGGGCGCCGCCGCCACTCTTTTCTCGTCGGATCAGAAGATCAGACTCGGGAGGCTCGACGTGTTGAGATCTTCTCATTCGGCCTTCTTAGGGAGGAGAAATCCACGTGGCGTCGTCTCGGTTCATCCTTCGTCGAGTCCTTCCCCTATCCAAGCCGTCTCCTCG CCGTCGAAGCCTGAGGCTGCGACCAAGCGGAGTAAAGTTGAAATAATCAAGGAGAAGAGCAACTTCATAAGGTATCCTCTCAACGAGGAGCTTCTAACAGAAGCTCCAAACGTCAACGAGTCCGCCGTGCAGCTCATCAAGTTCCACGGTAGCTACCAGCAGTACAACAGAGAAGAGCGCGGTGGAAGATCCTACTCCTTCATGCTCCGCACCAAGAACCCTTCCGGAAAGGTCCCTAACCAGCTCTATTTAACTATGGACGACTTAGCAGATGAGTTCGGGATCGGGACGCTTCGTTTGACCACTAGGCAGACGTTTCAGCTCCACGGTGTTCTCAAGCAGAATCTCAAGACCGTGATGAGCTCGATTATTAGAAACATGGGTAGCACTCTTGGTGCTTGTGGTGATTTGAATAGAAACGTTCTTGCTCCTGCTGCGCCTTATGTGAAGAAAGACTATCTCTTTGCTCAGGAGACGGCAGATAATATTGCGGCTCTGCTTTCTCCTCAGTCGGGGTTTTATTACGATATGTGGGTTGATGGGGAGCAGTTTATGACTGCTGAGCCTCCTGAGGTGGTGAAAGCTCGAAATGATAACTCTCATGGGACTAACTTCGTCGACTCGCCTGAGCCTATCTATGGCACTCAGTTCTTGCCTAGGAAGTTTAAGGTGGCTGTGACTGTGCCTACGGATAACTCTGTCGACCTCCTCACCAATGATATTGGCGTTGTCGTTGTTTCAGATGAAAATGGGGAGCCACAGGGTTTCAACCTTTAT GTTGGTGGCGGTATGGGAAGAACACACAGAATGGAGTCGACTTTTGCCCGCCTGGCAGAGCCACTAGGTTATGTGCCAAAGGAGGATATTTTGTATGCTGTGAAAGCCATTGTAGTCACACAGCGAGAACACGGGAGAAGAGATGATCGTAAATACAGCAGAATGAAGTATTTGGTCAGCTCCTGGGGAATTGAGAAGTTTAAAGATGTTGTCGAGCAGTACTATGGTAAAAAGTTTGAGCCTTCACGTGATCTTCCAGAGTGGGAGTTCAAGAGTTACTTGGGATGGCATGAACAG GGAGATGGTGCGTGGTTCTGTGGGCTTCACGTAGACAGTGGTCGTGTTGGAGGTATAATGAAGAAGACACTGAGAGAAGtaatagagaaatacaaaattGATGTTCGCATCACACCAAACCAGAACATTGTGTTGTGTGATATAAAGACCGAGTGGAAGCGTCCCATCACCACAGTGCTTGCTCAGGCCGGCTTGCTG CAACCTGAGTTTGTCGACCCATTAAATCAAACGGCAATGGCGTGTCCCGCTTTTCCTTTGTGCCCATTGGCAATAACGGAGGCAGAGCGCGGGATCCCCAGCATTCTAAAGCGAGTGAGGGCCATGTTTGAGAAG GTTGGTCTGGAGTACGATGAGTCTGTTGTGATAAGAGTAACCGGTTGTCCTAACGGCTGTGCCAGACCGTACATGGCTGAGCTTGGTCTAGTGGGTGATGGTCCCAACAGCTATCAG GTTTGGCTAGGAGGAACACCGAACCAAACACAGATAGCAAGGAGCTTCATGGATAAGGTGAAGGTTCACGACTTAGAGAAAGTCTTCGAGCCATTGTTTTATCACTGGAAAGTGGATAGACAAACTAAGGAATCATTCGGAGAATTCACAACCCGCATG GGATTCGAGAAGCTTAAGGAGCTTATAGATACCTATAAAGGAGGTCCTCAATAA
- the LOC106433118 gene encoding cytochrome P450 77A4, translating to MLDLFFFTLLITVFVYILTRICHKSKRVNLPPGPPGWPVVGNLFQFARSGKQFFEYVDEMKKIHGPILTLKMGIRTMIIISDADLAHQALIERGAQFATRPVETPTRKIFSSSDITVHSAMYGPVWRSLRRNMVQNILSSNRLKEFASVRKSAVDKLVERIRSEAEEHDGIVWVLRNARFAAFCILLDMCFGVEMDEESVEKMDRMMTEILIAVDPRIHDYLPVLTPFYSKERKLALELRRKLVEFVVGFIEKRRSAIQNPTASSFAYLDTLFNLKIDGRETTPSDEDLVTLCSEFLNAGTDTTGTAIEWGIAQLITNPKIQSRLYDEIKSTVGDRTVDEKDLDTMVFLKAFVKEILRRHPPTYFTLSHGVTEPTTLSGYDIPVGANVEFYLPGMSEDPNIWFKPDKFDPDRFITGGEDADLTGVAGVKMMPFGIGRRICPGLGMAIVHVELMVARMVQEFEWRKNPPESGVDFAGKLVFAVVMKNPLRAMVKARV from the coding sequence ATGCTagacctcttcttcttcactcttcTCATAACCGTTTTTGTTTACATACTCACGCGAATATGTCACAAGTCCAAGCGCGTGAACCTCCCACCGGGCCCACCGGGTTGGCCGGTTGTCGGTAATCTGTTTCAGTTCGCGCGCTCCGGTAAGCAGTTTTTCGAATACGTCGACGAGATGAAAAAAATCCACGGCCCAATTCTCACGCTTAAGATGGGGATCCGAACGATGATCATCATCTCCGACGCGGATCTCGCGCACCAGGCCTTGATCGAGCGCGGGGCCCAATTCGCAACCCGGCCCGTCGAAACTCCGACCCGGAAAATCTTCAGCTCGAGCGACATCACCGTCCACTCCGCAATGTACGGTCCCGTGTGGCGGTCCCTGAGGCGTAACATGGTTCAGAACATCCTGAGCTCGAATCGGCTGAAGGAGTTCGCCTCCGTGAGAAAATCCGCCGTCGATAAGCTCGTGGAGAGGATCAGATCGGAGGCCGAGGAGCACGACGGGATCGTCTGGGTGCTGAGAAACGCTAGATTCGCTGCTTTCTGCATCTTGCTAGATATGTGCTTCGGAGTCGAGATGGATGAAGAGTCGGTGGAGAAGATGGATCGGATGATGACGGAGATTCTAATCGCCGTCGATCCGCGGATCCACGATTACCTCCCGGTGCTGACACCGTTCTACTCCAAGGAGAGGAAACTCGCTCTCGAACTTCGCCGGAAGCTGGTGGAGTTCGTCGTCGGCTTCATCGAGAAGCGGCGATCGGCGATTCAGAACCCAACGGCGTCGTCCTTCGCGTATCTCGATACGCTATTCAATCTCAAAATCGATGGAAGGGAAACGACGCCGTCCGACGAGGATCTCGTGACTCTGTGTTCAGAGTTTCTCAACGCGGGAACGGATACGACTGGGACGGCGATCGAGTGGGGGATCGCGCAGCTGATCACGAATCCGAAGATTCAATCTCGTCTCTACGATGAGATTAAATCAACGGTGGGAGATCGTACGGTCGACGAGAAGGACCTGGACACAATGGTCTTTTTAAAAGCGTTCGTCAAGGAGATTCTCCGTAGACACCCGCCTACGTATTTCACGTTAAGTCACGGCGTTACTGAGCCGACGACTCTCTCCGGGTACGACATTCCCGTGGGAGCCAACGTGGAGTTCTATCTTCCCGGTATGAGTGAAGACCCGAACATCTGGTTTAAACCGGATAAATTCGATCCGGACCGGTTTATAACGGGTGGAGAAGACGCTGATTTAACCGGCGTAGCTGGAGTGAAGATGATGCCGTTCGGAATCGGGCGTCGGATCTGCCCGGGGCTTGGGATGGCCATCGTACACGTGGAGCTAATGGTGGCGAGGATGGTTCAAGAGTTTGAGTGGAGGAAAAACCCACCGGAGAGTGGAGTGGATTTCGCCGGGAAGTTGGTGTTCGCGGTGGTGATGAAGAACCCCTTGAGAGCCATGGTCAAAGCCAGGGTTTAA
- the LOC106433119 gene encoding 8-amino-7-oxononanoate synthase — protein MADNSWDKCVEEAVNVLESRQVLRSLRPICVSRQNDEKMARSRGNEGDEYEVFDGMRHWDRTSVEVSVSIPTFHKWLHDEPSNGEEGFSGDALGEGGKERFKKLLLFSGNDYLGLSSHPTIANAAASAVQEYGMGPKGSALICGYTNYHRLLESSLAELKKKEDCLVCPTGFAANMAAMVAIGSVASLLAASGKPLENEKVAIFSDTLNHASIIDGIRLAERQGNVEVFVYRHCDMYHLNSLLSSCKMKRKVVVTDSLFSMDGDFAPMKELSQLRKKHGFLLAIDDAHGTFVCGENGGGVAEQFNCEADVDLCVGTLSKAAGCHGGFIACSKKWKQLIQSRGRSFIFSTAIPVPMAAAAYAAVVVARKEGWRRKAIWERVKEFEALSGVQISSPIISLVVGNQAKALQGSRYLLKSGFHVMAIRPPTVPPNSCRLRVTLSATHTTEDVKKLITALSSCLEFRNITHITSSLSPKL, from the exons ATGGCGGATAATTCGTGGGATAAATGCGTGGAAGAAGCAGTGAATGTGCTTGAATCCAGACAAGTCCTTCGATCTCTGAGACCCATTTGTGTATCTCGGCAAAACGATGAAAAAATGGCGAGAAGCAGAGGTAATGAAGGAGACGAGTACGAGGTGTTCGACGGTATGCGTCACTGGGATCGAACTTCAGTCGAGGTTTCTGTCTCCATACCCACGTTTCATAAATGGCTTCACGATGAACCCAGCAACG GAGAAGAGGGTTTTAGTGGAGATGCGTTAGGCGAGGGTGGAAAAGAGCGATTCAAGAAGCTTCTTTTGTTCTCTGGGAATGATTATTTGGGTTTGAGCTCACATCCTACCATAGCAAATGCTGCTGCAAGC GCAGTCCAAGAATATGGTATGGGACCTAAGGGTTCTGCGTTAATATGTGGCTATACCAATTATCATCGTTTGCTTGAGTCGAGTTTGGCTGAACTGAAGAAAAAGGAG GATTGTCTTGTTTGTCCTACTGGGTTTGCTGCCAACATGGCTGCGATGGTTGCAATCGGAAGTGTTGCTTCACTTTTGGCTGCTAGTGGGAAACCTCTTGAGAATGAAAAAGTGGCCATCTTTTCTGATACACTGAATCATGCATCGATTATTGATGGTATCCGTCTTGCTGAACGACAAGGAAATGTTGAAGTTTTTGTTTATCGACATTGTGACATGTATCACCTTAATTCGTTACT ATCAAGTTGCAAAATGAAGAGGAAGGTCGTGGTGACTGATAG CTTATTTAGTATGGACGGTGACTTTGCGCCAATGAAAGAACTCTCTCAGCTTCGGAAGAAGCATGGTTTCTTACTAGCCATCGATGAT GCACATGGAACATTTGTTTGTGGAGAAAATGGTGGTGGCGTAGCTGAGCAGTTTAACTGTGAAGCCGATGTAGATCTATGTGTGGGCACTTTGAGTAAGGCAGCAGGGTGTCATGGCGGATTCATAGCTTGCAG CAAGAAGTGGAAGCAACTGATCCAGTCGAGAGGACGCTCATTCATATTCTCAACAGCGATACCTGTCCCTATGGCTGCAGCTGCTTATGCAGCAGTTGTAGTGGCGAGGAAGGAGGGATGGAGAAGAAAGGCAATATGGGAGAGGGTGAAAGAGTTTGAGGCATTATCTGGAGTTCAAATCTCAAGCCCCATTATCTCACTAGTTGTAGGCAATCAAGCGAAAGCCCTTCAAGGGAGCCG GTATCTACTAAAATCAGGCTTCCATGTAATGGCAATCAGACCACCCACAGTGCCACCCAATTCTTGCAg GTTAAGGGTGACACTGAGTGCAACACATACCACAGAAGATGTGAAGAAACTCATCACTGCGCTTTCTTCTTGTTTGGAATTTCGCAACATCACTCACATTACCTCCTCTCTATCTCCTAAACTCTAG